The nucleotide sequence GCCTGCTGAGTCGGCATAAATCAGATATCCATTGGCATCGAAGGTGAATTCTGTGGCTGTGGACAGGTTGAGGTCAGTTGCCAAAACTCCGGTGGCAAGGGGAGTACTTCCACCCCCGGCTACAGGGTTTAATAAATCTGTGGGGTCAGCCGGGTCAAAGGTCAGGTCGAAGGATGAACCACCGTGAAAGACAGAATGTCCCGAGTGGAAATCGATGTAGTAAATTCCTTCATCTAAATCTGGATACGAAGAGTATGGTGCAGGTGCAATTCCAGGTATTGTATAACCAGGTGTGAGAATGAAAAGATTGCCTAAGGAATCATATTTCAGATCAATTATATCAATGCCTATTCCGAAGGGAGCAGTACCAAATTGAGTGGAAACTCCTGCAAGGACAAGCCCTGAATTTCCATCAATCAGTATTAACTGACCAGCACCTGAGTCATGAAAACTAATATTTCCTTCACTATCAATGGTTAACTGATCTGGGGTATCCAACAGCAGGTCCGTGGGAACATCACCAGTATCGGGAGTATCATCAAATCCTCCCCCGGCGATTACCGTTACCAGTTGTGAGATCGCATCGATTTTCAGGATATGTGCACCATCGGTAAAGTACAGGTTACCGTTTGCATCCAGGACAATATCACGAGGGCCTGAAGGGGACAGTTGCAAATCACTCGCAAAGATCCCGTTAGCAGGTGCCGTTGAACCATTTCCGGCGATGACTGTAATTATGCCGGTCTGGTGATTTACTTTAAGAATACGACGCGTACCTGAGTCATTATGAACAAAATAGTAATCACCGGAACCATCGACGACGAGACTCGATGGATCATTCAGGTTCAGATCAGCAATGGTTGTTACGCCACTGATGGGTGTAGAAGTCGCTCCGCCGCCTGCGAGGATCGAAATCGTTTCGCTGTCGAAACCGATTGTTGAGTATGTGTTCTCAGCATTATCAGGGGTATCAGACACGCCCACACGCAGTCGATACTGATGCCCGGCATCCAGAGACGTGGAAAGCTTCAGTACGGTCACGTCTGATAAAGGATCGTAGGTGGCAGTATAACTGGTTGTCAGCAGTGGAGTATCATTATTAGAGGTGTCAATGATCTGATAGAAACGCGAATCATTTGCCAGGTCAGGATTCAAGTCATCATCGTTGAAATAAACCAGAATCTGGTCGTCGCGGGCTACCAGGTCACCATCTGCTCGGGTGAGTCCGGGAGTGTCGGGATCGACGAGTGCAAACGAAATGGCAGGTGTAAATGAATCACCCGTGATCGTCAGGTCTGCATCACTTTGTTCCATTGTTGCATAGCCACCGTTTGCCATTGCCAGCAGGGAACCATTAAAGACTCCCAGGATGGTTGTTGCGATATCGGAAGCCGAATCAGCGGCTGAATAAGCTACCTGGAGATTATTTGTGTCGTTTAAGCCACTGCCATCCAGATCCATCTCAAAGGTAACAACAGCACCACCCACGGAAATGGTGAAGGTGTCTCCGTCCTGCAGGTCGGTTACGTCACCTACAGACAAAATCTGTTCGCGTAAAACAGGCTGCGAGACGACAGCAACGACTTTCGCTCCCAGATCGAGTTCGAAGTTGATGATCTGATCTTCGCCGTTCTGGGTTCCATCCTCAGTAAAGTCTCGGAATGCATCTCCAGTCAGGTTGAGTAAAGGGTCAGCGCCGGTTCCGAAGATCGTGATCTGATAATGATCATCGGGTAGTGCTGAAGCAAAGCGGACGATGACTTCGTTTGGATTGTCGCCAATTCCTACATATCCGGGCTCAATAGTCACCTCATTGCCGTCTGCAAATGTGCCATCCAAACCACTGCGGACAATCTGAATACCTCCCAGCGAAGTGGGATCTATCTCCTGGCCAGGCGAAAATACGAAGGTCAGTTCCTGCGGCGCTTCGTTGTAAACCTCACCATCTGTGAGAGAGAGGTCGATATTTGGTTCGATATTAACCAGCGAAGCTCCCGCTAACAGGGTGCGGTCTTCCAACTTTTCAGCAGTGGAATAGCAACTGGCATAGTTTTTGATTTTATCTCGGCTTTGGCGTTTTCTCTGGCCTCTGCGAAGGCAGTTTAACAAGGATATAGATCTGCGAAATGACGACACGAAGGATGGACGGCCCACAACCATGGTTTCAGTCTCTCTAGCAAATTGAAATAAGAATCAAGAGAATTTGATTCTAGATGTTATTGATTGGCCAAAAATATTATCCGATTTAAGTTTAATAATGACAAATTCAGATGAAGTAGTTTTTTTCTAAGAATGGATTATTCCGAATTATCTGATTATTGTTAAATAAGCTAAAATAGACAAAGTGAGTAGTCAATATAAATCTACTCAGATAAACGCTTATATCTTTAAAAACAATCATATCGATCAGTTGAGCTTCTCAACCATAATCTGAAGCTCTATTTGATCATAGATTGTAAATCGATTGTGGATAACCTGTTTGGTTAGGAACTCCAGGCGTAGATTCAAGTGTATTGTTATGCATGAGGTTCTGAAAAAGACCAATTTACAGCTGTGTTGTATTCATGTGTTTAGTGTTGTGCCAAGGCCTGTCTGATGGAAACTCGAACGATTGAGTTTGCAATTTCTAACTGTCTATACCAAATTTATTCTTCAATATTCAAAAAATCTAAAGCCGGTGTCCCCCCCTGCATCCACTTCCTTTTTGACTCCAGTCGCAATAAACTATGGATCTTTGATGGTCATAAGTGATTCATAGTAAATGCCTTCAGTAAATAAAGAAATTCATGACTAAACCGCTGATAGTGATCAATGTGGTTGGGCTCACCTGGGAGATGCTGGGAGATCGCACCCCTCATTTAACGAAGCTGGCAAATCAGGGGTTTTCCAGGTCCATGGGAACAGTACTGCCGGCCGTCACCTGTTCTGCCCAGTCCACTTTGTTGACAGGTTTACTGCCACGAGATCATGGGATTGTGGCGAATGGCTGGTATGCCCGCGATCTTGCCGAGGTCATGTTCTGGAAACAGTCCAATAGACTTGTCCAGGGCGAAAAAATCTTTGAAACAGCAAAACGTCGCGACCCTGCTTATACCACAGCGAAAATGTTCTGGTGGTATAACATGTATGCGCCGGTGGAATGGTCTGTTACTCCCAGGCCCAGTTATCCAGCGGATGGTCGAAAAGTCTTTGATTCCTACAGCCAGCCTGAAGGGCTGAAAGACGAATTGCAGTCAGAACTGGGAGTTTTCCCACTGCTGCGTTTCTGGGGAGCCGGAGCAGACATCACCAGTTCCCGCTGGATTGTTGATGCTTCGATTAAGGTATTTCAGGAGAAGAAACCAAACCTCACTTTAGTTTATTTGCCACATCTCGACTATAACCTGCAGCGTCTGGGAGCCAGTGATCCCGCCATCGACCAGGATATTCGTGAAATCGATCAGGAAGCAGGTCGACTGATTGAAGCTGGACAAAATGCAGGCGCCGAGATCGTTGTCCTCTCCGAATATGCTATTACCGATGTTTCCAAACCGGTTCATCTCAATCGAATTTTGAGAGAGCAGGGATGGCTGAAAGTCAGAAAAGAAGCGTTAGGCTGGGAAACCATGGACTGCGGTGCTTCCGAGGCGTTCGCCGTTGCCGATCACCAGGTTGCGCATGTTTACGTGCAACGGCCTGAGAGGATTTCTGCTGTCAAAGCACTGCTCGAAAACACTGAAGGTGTAGAGCTGGTTCTTGCTCGCAGTCAGCAGGCTGAGTTCGGCATTGACCACGAGCGGTCAGGAGAACTGGTTGTGATTGCAGCTCCGGGAGCCTGGTTTACTTATTACTTCTGGCTGGATGATTCGCTGGCACCCGATTATGCGCGTACGGTCGATATTCACCGTAAGCCTGGCTATGACCCGGTCGAACTGTTTATTGATCCAGCCATTAAGTTCCCCAAAATGCGAATCGCAAGTCGACTAGCCAGAAAAATCCTGGGCTTCCGTTACTATATGGATCTGACCAGTCTCGATGCATCTCTCGTCAAAGGCAGTCACGGTCGTTTACCACTTCCCGGAAAAGAAGACGCTGAAGCTCCCGTTTTTATCTGCTCGTCCAAAGCGATTGAGCGAGATGAGATTCCAATGACTGCTGTCAAAGATATGTTGCTGGAACTGCAGTTTGGTAAATAGTATCAGGCTCTGGTCAGACAAATTGGGGCCGAAATTACGCTGATCAATCTTCGGCTTCCTGTCGTTCAAATTTCTTTGGCCCCAGTGTTGATAAATGCCCCAGCTTCTCAAAATCGGCATTGACTCAAAACAGCGTTCTGATGATGATTCCGCAGCCTGTGGCAGCAGCAAATTGCATTTACAGATCTGGACTTAAATCAACATCTGAAACACCCGCATCTATGTCATATCATTTAATCAACACTATTCAAAAATTAGGCCATCCTAAAATCATGGTGCTCGGCGATCTAATTCTGGATCGTTATACCTGGGGAAATGCAGAACGCATCAGTCAGGAAGCACCTGTCATCCTGTTGCGTGAAGATACACAGGAAGTTCGACTGGGAGGCGCAGCGAACGTCGCCAACATGCTGATCGGACTGGAAGCAGAAGTAACCATGGCCGGCGTCACAGGAATTGACCTGGATGGGGGCGTGGTTAAAGAGGCGCTCGAAGAATGTGGCGTGAACTGCTCGGCAGTCATTACTGACCCGAGTCGGCCGACTACCGTAAAACAACGTTTCATGGGGCGAGCGCAGCAGCGGCATCCCCATCAGATTCTGCGAGTTGATCGTGAAGTGAATACACCACTCGATCAGGCAACTTCAGAAACGCTACTCAATACCATCCTGCCTCTGATTCCGGAACAGCACGCGATTCTGGTCAGTGATTATGCGAAAGGGGTCTGCACTCCCGATGTATTAGCGACGATCATCAAAGCGGCCCGCACAGCGAATGTGCCTGTGATTGTCGATCCTTGTCCGGGACAGGATTACCTGATGTATTCTGGTGCGACCGCCATTACACCCAACCGGCTCGAAACGTCTCGTGCTGTGGGTTTCGATGTGAAAAACAAGGAAGATGCATTTCGTGCAGGCAGGCAGTTGTGTCTTGATTTATGTCTTGATTTTGTATTTGTCACTCTGGACAGCGATGGTATCGCGTTAACACTGGCAGATGGTGCAAGCGAATTGTTGCCGACGCGCAAACGCGAAGTCTACGACATCACTGGTGCCGGAGATATGGTGCTGGCTACGATCGGTGTGGGCTGTGCCGCCGGTATTGCCCCTGACGATCTGGCACGACTGGCAAATGTGGCCGGTGGCCTGGAAGTTGAGCAGATTGGCGTTGTCACGATCAGCCGTGAGGAAATGCTGGCAGATCTTCTGATGGGATCTCGGGTGACCAGTGAAAAAGTATTGCCGCTGGAAGAATTGCAACGGCACGTCGTGGCCCGTCAGAAGCTGGGACAAAAAGTAGTTCTGACGAATGGTTGCTTCGATGTGATGCATATAGGCCATGTCTCTTATCTCGAACAGGCTGCCGCAGAGGGAGATTGTCTGATCGTCGCCGTCAACAGTGATGACAGCGTCCGTTCTCTGAACAAAGGCCCGGATCGTCCTATTTTCGGTCAGGATCATCGAGCTTCCATGCTGGCTGCCCTGGAGGGCATTGACTATGTGGTCGTCTTTGATGAATCGACTCCATGTGAACTCATCAGCGTTCTGAAGCCAGATCTGCTGGTGAAGGGCGGTACTTACCAGAAGGAAGAGATCGTCGGGTGGGAAATTGTCGAATCGTATGGCGGGGAAGTGAGGGCGTTGGGGATTACCCCTGGTATCTCAACCACACAAGTGCTCGGAATGATTCGCAGCAGCCAGGTAAGTGAAAATCTTTCGACAACCAAAAAATTTCCCATTGAACCTCCGAAACGAAAAGCCGGATGAAAATAGCAGTTTTTTTACCGAACTGGATCGGAGACGCCGTGATGGCGACTCCTGCGCTGCGGGCAATTCGGCAGGAATTTACTGACGCAGAAATCGTCTCCATACAAAGACCCTATGTGGCAGATGTGCTGGACGGGCTGACGCTGGTCGATCGATCTGTTTCATGGAAAAGCGGCGAAAGGCTGTCTTCTCAGTTTCGCTTTCTGCGGCAGCTGAGAGGCGAGCATTTTGATCTTGCGGTTCTGTTTCCCAATTCGTTTCGCAGCGCCAGTCTGGCATTTCTGGCTGGTATTCCCAGAAGAGTGGGTATCAAGCGTGATTATCGTCGCTGGTTACT is from Gimesia maris and encodes:
- a CDS encoding alkaline phosphatase family protein gives rise to the protein MTKPLIVINVVGLTWEMLGDRTPHLTKLANQGFSRSMGTVLPAVTCSAQSTLLTGLLPRDHGIVANGWYARDLAEVMFWKQSNRLVQGEKIFETAKRRDPAYTTAKMFWWYNMYAPVEWSVTPRPSYPADGRKVFDSYSQPEGLKDELQSELGVFPLLRFWGAGADITSSRWIVDASIKVFQEKKPNLTLVYLPHLDYNLQRLGASDPAIDQDIREIDQEAGRLIEAGQNAGAEIVVLSEYAITDVSKPVHLNRILREQGWLKVRKEALGWETMDCGASEAFAVADHQVAHVYVQRPERISAVKALLENTEGVELVLARSQQAEFGIDHERSGELVVIAAPGAWFTYYFWLDDSLAPDYARTVDIHRKPGYDPVELFIDPAIKFPKMRIASRLARKILGFRYYMDLTSLDASLVKGSHGRLPLPGKEDAEAPVFICSSKAIERDEIPMTAVKDMLLELQFGK
- a CDS encoding PfkB family carbohydrate kinase is translated as MSYHLINTIQKLGHPKIMVLGDLILDRYTWGNAERISQEAPVILLREDTQEVRLGGAANVANMLIGLEAEVTMAGVTGIDLDGGVVKEALEECGVNCSAVITDPSRPTTVKQRFMGRAQQRHPHQILRVDREVNTPLDQATSETLLNTILPLIPEQHAILVSDYAKGVCTPDVLATIIKAARTANVPVIVDPCPGQDYLMYSGATAITPNRLETSRAVGFDVKNKEDAFRAGRQLCLDLCLDFVFVTLDSDGIALTLADGASELLPTRKREVYDITGAGDMVLATIGVGCAAGIAPDDLARLANVAGGLEVEQIGVVTISREEMLADLLMGSRVTSEKVLPLEELQRHVVARQKLGQKVVLTNGCFDVMHIGHVSYLEQAAAEGDCLIVAVNSDDSVRSLNKGPDRPIFGQDHRASMLAALEGIDYVVVFDESTPCELISVLKPDLLVKGGTYQKEEIVGWEIVESYGGEVRALGITPGISTTQVLGMIRSSQVSENLSTTKKFPIEPPKRKAG